GGCGTTGCTCGCCTCGGCCACCTTGCAGAAGTCGGGGCTGGGCGCGAGACCGGTGAGCGGCATGACGTTGGCCTTGCCCGCGGCGCCCTCGGGATAGAGTCCGGTGACCGAGGCCCGCACAGCGCCCCATTCGGCGTTGTTGAGGATCACGATCAGGATCGGCAGGGCCAGCGCCTCGGCGATCTGGTGACAGGCCACGGGGTTGGCGAACATGTAGCTGCCGTCGCCGAGCGTGGCGACGCAAATGCGCTGCGGCTCGGCGAGCTGCGCACCGAGCGCCGCTGGGAAGGACCAGCCCAGACCACCGGAATGCGGCTCCTGGAACCAGGCGCGATGCGCGCGGCGCGGCAGCGGGCCGAGCATCGTCCCGAGCTCGGAAAAGACCGTGCTGGGGGCGTCCTGCGCGTCGAGGGCCTCGCCGAGGATCCGACTGACGGCGGGCTTGGTGAGTAGGTCTCCCTGCGGCTGGGCCGCCTTGCGCTGCGCCTCGCGGGCCTTTGCCGTGGTCTCGGCAAGCCGGGCGCGGCGGGGGGCGACGTGATCGCCTTTGGGCAGGCCCTCCATGGCGGTGATCAGCGCGGGGAGCGTCCGGGCGTTCTCGCCGGTGATCGACAGGTCCGAGCGGAAGTTGCGCACCGGGAAGCGCGAGAAGATCGGGTCGGGGCCCATGTTGACCACCTTTGCCCCTGGGCGCGGCGCATGGGCGTCGGGCATCCAGGGGGCAAGGCAGTCAAGGATCAGCACCACGTCGGCACCGGCCAGCCATGGGCCGGGATCGGCGCCGACGTGGCAGGGATGGTCGGTGGCGATGGCAAGATGCGTCGCCCACCAGGAGCAGACCGCGATGCCCCAGTCCTCGGCCCATGCCGAGAAGGCTTCGAAGCTTGCCGCGTCGCCGGCGCCACGCTGGGCGATGATCAGCGGGGCTTCCGCCTCGGACAGCCAGCGGGCGAGGGTGGCAATCGCCTCGGGGTTCGGCGCGGTCTCGGAGGCGGCAATGGAAGGGGCCGCGTCGAGGCCCTCGGTCGGCACGGGCTCGCAGAGCACCTCGCGCGGGATGGACAGGTAGACCGGTCCCTTCGGGGTGGAGGTCGCGATGGCATGGGCGCGGTCCAGCAGGCCGGTGACCTGCTCGGGGAACTTCAGCTCATACTCCCATTTGGAGGCCTCGCGCACCAGCGCGGCCTGGTCGCGCATCTCCTGCCCCCAGCCGATCGGCACGGTGCGGGCACCAAAGCGGCCCTCTTCGGTGACCGGGGTGCGGCCCGACATGAGGATCATCGGGATATGCTCGCAGGCGGCGTTGATCGCGCCGATGGCGCCATTCGCCAGCCCGACATTGGTGTGCAGCATCACCGCCTGCGCCTTGCCGGTCATCAGGGTGTAGCCATGCGCCATGCCCATGGCGGCGTGTTCGTGCGGCATGACCAGCGCCTGCGGCAGCTCGATGCCCTCGGCGGCCGCCTGGGCCAGCCCCTCGATGATCGGCGGGAAGTCGGTGCCGGAGTTGGCGAAGACGTAGTCCACGCCAAGCGCCTTCAGCCGGGGGAAGATCGCGCCCCCGGCGGTGACGGTCGATTGGTCTTTCATTGTTCAGCCTCCCAGCAGGGTTGGCAGCCAGAGCGTGAGTGCGGGGAAAGCGAGGATCAGCGCGACCCGCACCAGCTCGGCGCAGAAGAAGGGGGCGACGCCCTTGAAGGTCTCGATCATCGGCGTGTCCTTGGCCAGCGCCGAGATGATGAAGACGTTCATCCCCACCGGCGGGGTGATCAGCCCCAGCTCGGCGACGATGAGGGCTAGGATGCCGAACCAGACCTTGAGATCCTCGGTGCTCATTCCGAATCCCGCGCCGTCAGCCGTGGCGTAGAGTCCGCCGTTCAGCTCGACCAGCATCGGCCAGAAGAAGGGGATTACCAGCAGGATCATCGACATGCTGTCCATCAGGCAGCCGAGCAGGATCAGCGCGATGAGGATCAGCACCATGACCATCATCGGGGCCATGCCGCTCTCGGCGATCCATTGCGCCGCCTGCTGCGGCAGGCCGATGCGGGACATGAAGATCTTCATCAGCTCCGCACCGAGAAGGATCACGTAGATCATCCCCGAGGTGCGGGCGGTGGACTTCAGCGCGACGACCATCTCGGCCAGCCCGACGCGGCGCTTGGCCAGACCGTAGACCCAGACGAGGAAGACGCCGACGGCGGCCGCAGGGGTGGGGTTGAAGAAGCCGCCGTAGATGCCCCCCAGAACAAGGCCGAAGATGACCATGACCGGCAGCAGGCCGAGCGTGGCGGTGACGAACTCGGAACGGCTCGCCGCGCCGCCCGCGGGGCCCGAAGCGGGGCGGATACGCACGTAGATCGCGATGGTCAGGATGAAGAAGAGCACCGCCAAGATGCCTGGAAGCATGGCCGCGGCGAACATGGTGACGATATTGGCCTCGACGATCACCGCGTAGACGATGAGCACCACGGAGGGCGGGATCAGGATGCCCAGAACGCCGCCGGCCGAAAGCGCGCCGGTGGCCAGCGCGCCCGAGTAGTTGTAGCGCTTGAGCTCGGGCAGGGCGACCTTGCCCATGGTCGAGGCGGTGGCCAGCGACGAGCCGCAGACCGCACCGAAGCCGGCGCAACCGGCGATGGCC
The sequence above is a segment of the Alloyangia pacifica genome. Coding sequences within it:
- a CDS encoding thiamine pyrophosphate-requiring protein produces the protein MKDQSTVTAGGAIFPRLKALGVDYVFANSGTDFPPIIEGLAQAAAEGIELPQALVMPHEHAAMGMAHGYTLMTGKAQAVMLHTNVGLANGAIGAINAACEHIPMILMSGRTPVTEEGRFGARTVPIGWGQEMRDQAALVREASKWEYELKFPEQVTGLLDRAHAIATSTPKGPVYLSIPREVLCEPVPTEGLDAAPSIAASETAPNPEAIATLARWLSEAEAPLIIAQRGAGDAASFEAFSAWAEDWGIAVCSWWATHLAIATDHPCHVGADPGPWLAGADVVLILDCLAPWMPDAHAPRPGAKVVNMGPDPIFSRFPVRNFRSDLSITGENARTLPALITAMEGLPKGDHVAPRRARLAETTAKAREAQRKAAQPQGDLLTKPAVSRILGEALDAQDAPSTVFSELGTMLGPLPRRAHRAWFQEPHSGGLGWSFPAALGAQLAEPQRICVATLGDGSYMFANPVACHQIAEALALPILIVILNNAEWGAVRASVTGLYPEGAAGKANVMPLTGLAPSPDFCKVAEASNAFARAVETPEQLRPALDEALRVIREERRCALLNVRIAG
- a CDS encoding TRAP transporter large permease, with the translated sequence MSDPITLGILSLVVLIVLIAIRIPIAYGMILVGGVGIALVNGPMLLMSQLKTLAYGQFSIYDLSVVPMFVLMGELATVAGLSHALFRGANAWLGWMRGGTAMAAIAGCAGFGAVCGSSLATASTMGKVALPELKRYNYSGALATGALSAGGVLGILIPPSVVLIVYAVIVEANIVTMFAAAMLPGILAVLFFILTIAIYVRIRPASGPAGGAASRSEFVTATLGLLPVMVIFGLVLGGIYGGFFNPTPAAAVGVFLVWVYGLAKRRVGLAEMVVALKSTARTSGMIYVILLGAELMKIFMSRIGLPQQAAQWIAESGMAPMMVMVLILIALILLGCLMDSMSMILLVIPFFWPMLVELNGGLYATADGAGFGMSTEDLKVWFGILALIVAELGLITPPVGMNVFIISALAKDTPMIETFKGVAPFFCAELVRVALILAFPALTLWLPTLLGG